One window of Leptotrichia sp. oral taxon 498 genomic DNA carries:
- a CDS encoding M24 family metallopeptidase: MENKTQKLENILKKLNIDGLFLTDMYNLRYFTGFTGTTGAALVTKEKKYFFSDFRYKKQATEQVTKMGFEFVESRTLVASAGEFMKKLGLKNVGFEDNNVSFALYQTIKENFSSELTPVGNELILQRMKKSEKEIEIIKKAIEISDIAFTEVLGIIKEGVSEKEIAAHLEYTQRKLGASDRSFDTIVASGLRSAMPHGVASDKKIQKDEFITMDFGAYYDGYVSDITRTVYYGQNITNRHREVYNTVLAGQLLGIKTIKAGMYTDEVDKAVRDFFESKNLGEYFGHGLGHGIGLEIHELPYLSKSHHLELEENMIVTVEPGLYFDGFGGARIEDDVVVTKNGCEVLNKSQKELIVIE; encoded by the coding sequence ATGGAAAATAAAACACAAAAATTGGAAAATATTTTAAAAAAATTAAATATTGATGGACTTTTTCTAACAGATATGTACAATCTCAGATATTTTACAGGATTTACTGGAACAACTGGAGCAGCTCTTGTTACAAAAGAAAAAAAATATTTTTTTTCAGATTTTAGATATAAAAAACAAGCGACTGAGCAAGTTACAAAAATGGGATTTGAATTTGTAGAAAGCAGAACTTTGGTTGCATCAGCTGGAGAATTTATGAAAAAATTGGGCTTAAAAAACGTGGGATTTGAAGACAACAATGTTTCATTTGCACTTTATCAAACAATAAAAGAAAATTTCAGTTCAGAACTTACTCCTGTAGGAAATGAATTGATTTTGCAAAGAATGAAAAAATCTGAAAAAGAGATTGAAATTATTAAAAAAGCTATTGAAATAAGCGATATTGCTTTTACTGAAGTGCTTGGCATAATTAAAGAAGGAGTTTCCGAAAAAGAGATAGCGGCTCATTTGGAATACACTCAAAGAAAATTGGGAGCTTCTGACAGATCATTTGACACAATTGTCGCAAGTGGACTAAGATCTGCCATGCCACACGGAGTTGCAAGTGACAAAAAAATTCAAAAGGATGAATTTATTACAATGGATTTTGGAGCATATTACGACGGCTATGTTTCCGACATCACAAGAACTGTATATTATGGACAAAATATTACAAATAGACATAGAGAAGTTTACAACACAGTTTTAGCTGGACAACTTCTTGGAATTAAAACAATTAAAGCTGGAATGTATACAGATGAAGTTGACAAAGCTGTAAGAGATTTTTTTGAAAGCAAAAATTTAGGAGAATATTTTGGGCATGGATTGGGACATGGAATTGGGCTTGAAATTCATGAATTGCCGTATTTATCTAAATCTCATCACTTAGAACTTGAAGAAAATATGATTGTGACCGTTGAGCCTGGACTTTATTTTGATGGTTTTGGTGGAGCCAGAATTGAAGATGATGTCGTTGTAACTAAAAATGGATGTGAAGTTTTGAATAAAAGTCAAAAAGAATTGATTGTCATAGAATGA
- a CDS encoding argininosuccinate synthase, which yields MAKEKVVLAYSGGLDTSIIIPWLKNNYDLEVIACCVDVGQNENMSSVKQKAIESGASKVYVEDKKAEFVKDYAFRALRAGAVYENKYLLGTSFARPLISKVLVEVAHKEGAKYICHGCTGKGNDQVRFETGVFSLDPTIQIIAPWRIWDISSREDAIDYAQRFDIKINVTKEKIYSRDQNLWHISHEGGDIEGLENEHKEDIVYVMTTPPEKAPDKPTYVEITFEQGWPTKVDGEDLEPVDLLRKLNKIAGENGVGVIDIVENRLVGMKSRGIYETPGGTLLMEALKDLETLIFDKDTFEFKKLVSRKYADLTYAGQWFTPLREGLDAFVDETSRNVNGTIRLKLYKGSVKIAGRFTDFALYDEGISSFGASELYSHKDAEGFIKLFSLPNRIRAYKKHK from the coding sequence ATGGCAAAAGAAAAAGTAGTATTAGCCTATTCAGGCGGATTAGATACATCGATTATTATACCTTGGTTAAAAAATAACTATGATTTAGAAGTAATCGCTTGTTGCGTAGATGTGGGACAAAACGAAAATATGAGTTCTGTAAAGCAAAAAGCAATTGAATCAGGAGCTTCTAAAGTTTATGTGGAAGATAAAAAAGCAGAATTTGTAAAAGATTACGCATTTCGTGCACTAAGAGCAGGAGCAGTCTACGAAAATAAATATTTACTTGGAACGTCATTTGCAAGACCACTAATCTCGAAGGTACTTGTGGAAGTTGCACACAAGGAAGGAGCAAAATACATTTGTCATGGATGTACAGGAAAAGGAAATGATCAGGTAAGATTTGAAACAGGTGTATTTTCATTAGATCCAACAATTCAAATTATAGCTCCATGGAGAATTTGGGACATCTCATCAAGAGAAGATGCAATTGACTATGCTCAAAGATTTGACATAAAAATAAATGTTACAAAAGAAAAAATTTATTCAAGAGATCAAAATTTATGGCATATTTCACATGAAGGTGGAGATATTGAAGGTCTTGAAAATGAACACAAGGAAGATATTGTCTATGTGATGACAACACCGCCTGAAAAAGCACCAGATAAACCAACTTATGTAGAAATAACTTTTGAGCAAGGTTGGCCAACTAAAGTTGACGGAGAAGATTTGGAACCAGTTGACTTGCTTAGAAAATTAAATAAAATTGCAGGAGAAAATGGAGTTGGGGTAATCGACATCGTTGAAAACAGACTTGTTGGAATGAAATCCCGTGGAATTTATGAAACTCCAGGTGGAACACTTCTTATGGAAGCGCTAAAGGATTTGGAAACATTGATTTTTGACAAGGATACATTTGAATTTAAAAAATTAGTTTCAAGAAAATATGCCGACTTAACTTATGCTGGACAATGGTTTACACCGCTTCGTGAAGGACTTGACGCTTTTGTTGACGAAACTTCAAGAAATGTAAATGGAACAATAAGATTAAAATTATATAAAGGAAGCGTAAAAATTGCTGGAAGGTTTACCGACTTTGCACTTTACGACGAAGGAATTTCATCGTTTGGAGCAAGTGAGCTATACAGCCATAAAGATGCAGAAGGATTTATAAAATTATTCTCGCTTCCAAATAGAATAAGAGCTTATAAAAAACATAAATAG
- a CDS encoding glucose-1-phosphate adenylyltransferase, with protein MEMLAMILAGGRGSRLDILSEKRVKPSVPFAGKFRIIDFALSNCSNSGIYDVALLTQYLPLSLNEHIGSGRPWDFDRRDSSITMLQPHEKLSGNSWYRGTADAIRQNIEFIKNKNPKYVLILSGDHIYKMNYKWMLKEHEENGAELTIAVQPVPIEEASRFGIFEVDKNKKILSFEEKPAEPKSNLASMGIYIFNTDTLLEYLEGLPNDDLDFGMHVIPAMIQNDRKVYVHTYDSYWKDVGTYDSYLEANLDLIKKSEEVGINLYDKEWKIYTRSEDLAPVRIGITGNVQNSLICNGCKIEGSVQNSVLGPGVTVRKGATVRNSIIFSGTYIDENSHLDTIIADKNTYIGKNSFIGNGNADIPNKERPDLLSSGITVIGKGVHIPDGSIIGKNVRILSGVRVDPHNRTVETGETVK; from the coding sequence ATGGAAATGTTAGCTATGATATTAGCTGGTGGAAGAGGATCTAGACTTGACATCTTATCAGAAAAAAGAGTTAAACCTAGTGTTCCATTTGCTGGAAAATTTAGAATTATAGATTTTGCACTTAGTAATTGCTCAAATTCAGGAATTTATGATGTTGCACTTCTAACTCAGTATTTGCCATTGTCATTAAATGAGCATATTGGTTCAGGAAGACCATGGGATTTTGACAGAAGAGATTCAAGTATAACAATGTTGCAACCACATGAAAAACTTAGCGGAAACTCTTGGTATAGAGGGACAGCTGACGCAATCAGACAAAATATAGAGTTTATAAAAAATAAAAATCCAAAATATGTATTAATCTTATCAGGTGATCACATTTATAAAATGAATTATAAATGGATGTTAAAAGAACACGAAGAAAATGGCGCTGAACTTACAATTGCAGTTCAACCTGTGCCAATTGAAGAAGCAAGTAGATTTGGAATTTTTGAAGTAGATAAAAATAAAAAAATTCTTAGTTTTGAAGAAAAACCTGCTGAACCAAAAAGCAATTTAGCTTCAATGGGAATTTATATTTTTAATACTGACACATTATTAGAATATCTTGAAGGTCTTCCAAATGACGATTTAGACTTTGGAATGCATGTAATTCCTGCAATGATTCAAAATGATAGAAAAGTTTATGTTCACACTTACGACAGTTACTGGAAAGATGTAGGAACTTATGATTCATACCTTGAAGCAAACTTGGATTTGATTAAAAAATCTGAAGAAGTTGGAATTAACTTATATGACAAAGAATGGAAAATTTACACTAGAAGTGAAGATTTAGCACCAGTTAGAATAGGAATAACAGGAAATGTTCAAAACTCATTAATCTGTAATGGATGTAAAATCGAAGGAAGTGTTCAAAATTCAGTATTAGGACCAGGTGTTACTGTGAGAAAAGGGGCAACAGTTAGAAACAGCATAATTTTCTCAGGAACTTATATAGATGAAAATTCTCACCTAGATACTATAATTGCTGACAAAAACACATATATCGGAAAAAATTCATTTATAGGAAATGGAAATGCTGATATTCCTAACAAAGAAAGACCTGATTTATTATCTTCAGGAATTACTGTTATAGGAAAAGGTGTTCATATACCTGATGGTTCAATCATCGGTAAAAACGTAAGAATACTTAGCGGTGTAAGAGTTGATCCACATAACAGAACTGTTGAAACTGGAGAAACAGTAAAATAA
- a CDS encoding glycogen synthase gives MKIVYLASEVAPFYKSGGLADVMGALPKKMQELGHEVSIIMPKYDKIPLKFLEKLEWVARLESHGDIFNLVRYPDDKINYYFIENKALYERGRVYGDYDEDIQYAMFSELALRFLKEINLQPDILHCNDWQTGPVPYFLNVRYNYDPFYWDMRTVYSIHNLMYQGRFSKRSFERMGYYMNDRNDLNFMEIGIGSGDVVNTVSPTYAEEIKYPYFSEGLEWITNHKKIYGILNGIDVNVFDPRNTKGVIPFDKDHLDKKKENKYKLQEKLGLPKSDDAVISIISRLVEGKGLDLVSAALENLLQYDAVQIVILGSGDRFYEDYYNYLAWKYPNKFKVYLGYNAELANEIYAGSDMFLMPSRYEPCGLSQMIAMRFGTVPIVRETGGLKDTVKPYNVFTDEGNGFSFTNFNADDMLFTIKVAEGIYYDRPDVWKKLVERNMELDFSWDKSAKEYVKLYEEAKSH, from the coding sequence TTGAAAATAGTCTATTTAGCATCAGAAGTAGCTCCATTTTACAAATCTGGTGGTCTTGCAGATGTAATGGGTGCACTACCAAAAAAAATGCAGGAATTGGGACACGAGGTTTCAATAATAATGCCAAAATATGATAAAATTCCACTAAAATTTTTAGAAAAGCTGGAATGGGTGGCAAGACTTGAAAGTCACGGAGATATTTTTAATTTAGTCAGATATCCAGATGACAAAATTAACTATTATTTTATTGAAAATAAGGCTCTATACGAGCGTGGAAGAGTTTACGGGGATTATGACGAAGATATTCAATATGCGATGTTTTCTGAATTAGCACTTAGATTTTTAAAAGAAATAAATTTACAGCCAGATATTTTACATTGCAATGACTGGCAAACAGGACCTGTTCCGTATTTTTTGAACGTGAGATACAACTACGATCCATTTTATTGGGATATGAGAACAGTTTATTCAATTCATAATTTGATGTATCAAGGAAGATTTTCTAAACGGTCTTTTGAGAGAATGGGATATTATATGAATGACAGAAATGACTTGAATTTTATGGAAATAGGAATTGGATCTGGAGATGTTGTAAATACAGTTAGTCCGACTTATGCTGAAGAAATAAAATATCCTTATTTCAGCGAAGGACTTGAATGGATTACAAATCATAAAAAAATTTATGGAATTTTGAATGGAATTGATGTCAATGTATTTGATCCTAGAAATACAAAAGGAGTTATTCCTTTTGACAAAGATCATCTTGATAAGAAAAAAGAAAATAAATATAAATTGCAGGAAAAATTAGGGCTTCCAAAATCAGATGATGCAGTAATTTCAATAATTTCCAGACTTGTTGAAGGAAAAGGGCTGGATTTGGTAAGTGCAGCACTTGAAAATCTTTTACAGTACGATGCTGTTCAAATTGTGATTTTAGGTAGTGGAGATAGATTTTATGAAGATTATTACAATTATTTGGCTTGGAAATATCCTAATAAATTTAAAGTTTATTTGGGTTACAATGCAGAACTTGCTAACGAAATTTATGCGGGAAGCGATATGTTCTTGATGCCTTCAAGATATGAACCATGTGGGCTTAGCCAAATGATAGCAATGCGTTTTGGAACTGTTCCAATTGTACGTGAAACAGGTGGATTAAAAGATACAGTTAAACCTTATAATGTATTTACAGATGAAGGAAACGGCTTTTCATTTACAAATTTCAATGCAGATGATATGTTATTTACGATAAAAGTAGCTGAAGGAATATATTATGACAGACCAGATGTTTGGAAAAAATTGGTCGAAAGAAATATGGAATTAGATTTTTCTTGGGATAAATCAGCTAAAGAATATGTAAAATTATACGAAGAAGCGAAATCTCATTAA
- a CDS encoding nitroreductase family protein, whose product MNETIKLLQNRRSVREFTGEKIKNEDLELILKTAQRAASSVNGQQISLIVVRDKDKLKKISELSHNQKHIEECDAFIFVLADFYRSTYAANSVGKRNVGPKTADGVVVGAVDAGIMVNAIETAVNALGYGMTVIGAIRSSLKEFSEMLELPQYVIPIVGAALGVPKDRPLSRLKPRVPFDSFVFFDKYDAKKVEEGVEEHEKDMVAWRNENNTSQLPSYKEMIVRIYENPHNKLVEALKSQGFDVLDEIEEK is encoded by the coding sequence ATGAATGAAACAATAAAATTATTACAAAATAGACGTTCTGTGAGAGAATTTACAGGGGAAAAAATTAAAAATGAAGATTTAGAATTAATTTTAAAAACTGCGCAAAGAGCTGCAAGTTCAGTAAATGGACAGCAAATTTCATTGATTGTCGTAAGAGATAAGGATAAATTGAAAAAAATCTCAGAATTATCTCACAATCAAAAACATATCGAAGAATGTGATGCTTTTATATTTGTATTAGCGGACTTTTACCGTTCTACATACGCCGCAAATTCTGTTGGAAAAAGAAATGTTGGGCCTAAGACAGCGGACGGAGTTGTCGTGGGAGCTGTTGATGCGGGAATAATGGTAAATGCTATAGAAACGGCTGTAAATGCTTTGGGATATGGAATGACTGTGATTGGAGCAATAAGAAGTTCGCTAAAAGAATTTTCAGAAATGCTAGAACTTCCGCAATATGTAATTCCTATAGTTGGTGCAGCACTTGGAGTACCTAAAGATAGACCGCTTTCAAGATTAAAACCTAGAGTGCCGTTTGACTCGTTTGTATTTTTTGATAAATATGACGCTAAAAAAGTGGAAGAAGGAGTGGAGGAACACGAAAAAGATATGGTCGCTTGGAGAAACGAAAACAATACTTCACAATTGCCTTCTTACAAAGAAATGATTGTAAGAATTTATGAAAATCCACACAATAAATTGGTTGAAGCTCTAAAATCACAAGGATTTGATGTTTTAGACGAAATTGAAGAAAAGTAG
- a CDS encoding ribonuclease HII: MIKEKNKKEDFEKHDLKKFDESFGKIVLGVDEAGRGPLAGPVVASAVIIKNDFDEIVEINDSKKLTEKKREKLYEAIISNCIVGVGIASEMEIDEINILNATFFAMRRAIDKVKEIADFDIVLVDGNHKIREFSGEQECVIKGDSKSLAIAAASIVAKVTRDKMMCEIAKEFPEYNFEKHKGYGTKAHREVLLKIGPCKYHRKSFLKKIFNN, translated from the coding sequence ATTATAAAAGAAAAAAATAAAAAAGAAGATTTTGAAAAACACGATTTAAAAAAATTTGACGAAAGTTTTGGAAAAATTGTTCTTGGAGTTGATGAAGCTGGAAGAGGACCTCTGGCTGGACCTGTAGTGGCAAGTGCAGTAATTATAAAAAATGATTTTGATGAAATTGTGGAAATTAACGATTCTAAAAAGTTAACTGAAAAGAAAAGAGAAAAACTGTATGAAGCAATAATTTCAAATTGTATTGTCGGAGTTGGAATTGCTTCAGAAATGGAAATTGACGAAATAAATATATTAAATGCGACATTTTTTGCTATGCGTCGTGCTATTGACAAAGTTAAAGAAATAGCAGATTTTGACATTGTGCTTGTTGATGGAAATCACAAAATAAGAGAATTTAGCGGTGAACAAGAATGTGTTATAAAAGGAGATTCAAAATCTCTAGCAATTGCTGCGGCTTCAATTGTGGCCAAAGTCACAAGAGATAAAATGATGTGTGAAATAGCTAAAGAATTTCCTGAATATAATTTTGAAAAGCATAAAGGTTACGGGACAAAAGCTCACAGGGAAGTTTTGCTTAAAATTGGACCTTGTAAATATCACAGAAAATCATTTTTAAAAAAAATTTTTAATAATTAA
- a CDS encoding RluA family pseudouridine synthase, with translation MKNQKEIIIISSEKARIRIDKFLAEEFDLTRTRIQNLIKDENILVNGKKTKASYKIEENDEIEMEIPKLEEIEIKPENIEINIVYEDEDLAIINKSAGMVVHPAHGHNSGTLVNAIMYHIKDLSGINGKIRPGIVHRLDKDTSGLIIIAKNDKSHLKLSNMFSTKEIKKTYLTIVKGKINKKSGRIVTNIGRNKLDRKKMAVVDATNGKNAITNFEVLAQNEKFSFVKVNIETGRTHQIRVHMKYLGFPILGDSTYGRSDSEKRQMLHSYKLEFNHPASNEKMMIFGELPQDFKKALKKYGFEDFEKIIEG, from the coding sequence TTGAAAAATCAAAAAGAAATAATAATTATTTCAAGTGAAAAAGCTAGAATTCGAATTGACAAATTTCTTGCCGAAGAATTTGATTTAACAAGAACAAGAATCCAAAATCTCATAAAAGATGAAAATATTTTGGTAAATGGCAAAAAGACAAAGGCATCTTATAAAATTGAAGAAAACGATGAAATTGAAATGGAAATTCCAAAACTGGAAGAAATTGAAATTAAACCAGAAAATATTGAAATTAATATAGTTTACGAAGACGAAGATTTGGCAATTATAAATAAAAGTGCTGGAATGGTTGTTCATCCAGCTCACGGACATAACAGCGGAACACTTGTAAATGCAATTATGTATCACATTAAAGATTTATCGGGAATTAACGGAAAAATCAGACCTGGAATCGTTCACAGACTTGACAAGGACACAAGCGGACTTATAATTATCGCTAAAAATGACAAATCACATTTAAAATTGTCAAATATGTTTTCTACAAAAGAAATAAAAAAAACATATCTCACAATTGTAAAAGGAAAAATAAATAAAAAAAGTGGGCGAATTGTGACAAATATTGGACGAAATAAATTAGATAGAAAAAAAATGGCAGTTGTCGATGCGACAAATGGAAAAAATGCGATTACAAACTTTGAAGTTTTGGCTCAAAATGAAAAATTTTCATTTGTGAAAGTAAACATTGAAACTGGAAGAACACATCAAATCAGAGTTCATATGAAATATTTGGGATTTCCAATTTTGGGAGATTCAACTTATGGAAGAAGTGATTCTGAAAAAAGACAGATGTTACACTCTTATAAACTTGAGTTTAATCATCCAGCTTCAAATGAAAAAATGATGATTTTTGGGGAATTGCCACAGGATTTTAAAAAAGCACTTAAAAAATATGGATTTGAAGATTTTGAAAAAATTATAGAAGGTTAA
- a CDS encoding HD domain-containing protein, with protein MNVFKKFYDYYFPKINKAYMAEMIKILDEKEKKIFLEMSEYDKFHSLEVLKKIKKTELKNEKIYLKLALLHDCGKGKASFFKRVLHKFGFFTKLQNHPKIGAKKLENIDKNLSVLIENHHKKNYSQKMTIFQKCDDKS; from the coding sequence ATGAATGTTTTTAAAAAATTTTATGATTATTATTTCCCAAAAATTAATAAGGCATATATGGCTGAAATGATTAAAATTCTTGACGAAAAAGAAAAAAAAATTTTTTTGGAAATGTCTGAATACGACAAATTTCATTCTTTAGAAGTTCTAAAAAAAATAAAAAAAACTGAGTTGAAAAATGAAAAAATATATCTGAAATTAGCACTTTTACATGACTGCGGAAAAGGAAAAGCATCGTTTTTTAAAAGAGTTTTGCACAAATTCGGATTTTTCACAAAACTTCAAAATCATCCAAAAATTGGAGCAAAAAAATTGGAAAATATTGATAAGAATTTATCAGTTTTAATTGAAAATCATCACAAAAAAAATTATTCACAAAAGATGACAATTTTTCAAAAATGCGATGATAAAAGTTAA
- a CDS encoding pseudouridylate synthase, whose product MDLKIKNLENKNYENLRKFENTKYFGYLFFVKYDGKKFDSFDENPNKRSVKLEFKNLLFKNGIKNFSAIQQAGRTDAFVSAKENVLYLNLKKVLDFSQLKIKKINGLEIKEIKRTVPFLEFPEMVKKRYYIYEYPEKLIKNDDKKIELICEKVSGKKDFSEFTNKKGKQLKEKIREIFVSYKNKKLYFSGNKFLPQQVRIMSNFILNDKKSALSGKYLTLEKVEFADEMKKLIFEKVEKFEDLFCKKNYFEKNEFEELEKIQKIEKNAYFTVFFVKNKDKGQFIGKKGKNIKKIKKVVGNVVVKAL is encoded by the coding sequence ATGGATTTAAAAATAAAAAATTTAGAAAATAAAAATTATGAAAATTTAAGAAAATTTGAAAATACAAAATATTTTGGATATTTATTTTTTGTCAAATATGATGGAAAAAAATTTGATTCTTTTGACGAAAATCCTAATAAAAGAAGCGTAAAACTGGAATTTAAAAATCTTCTTTTTAAAAATGGAATTAAAAATTTTTCTGCAATTCAGCAGGCTGGAAGAACAGATGCTTTTGTTAGTGCAAAAGAAAATGTTTTGTATTTGAATTTGAAAAAAGTTCTGGATTTTTCGCAATTAAAAATAAAAAAGATAAATGGACTTGAGATAAAAGAAATAAAAAGGACTGTTCCATTTTTAGAATTTCCTGAAATGGTTAAAAAAAGGTATTATATTTACGAATATCCAGAAAAACTCATTAAAAATGACGACAAAAAAATTGAATTGATTTGTGAGAAAGTTTCTGGAAAAAAAGATTTTTCAGAGTTTACGAATAAAAAAGGTAAGCAATTAAAAGAAAAAATAAGAGAAATTTTTGTTTCGTATAAAAATAAAAAATTATATTTTTCTGGAAATAAATTTTTGCCACAGCAGGTGAGAATTATGAGTAATTTTATTTTGAATGATAAAAAAAGTGCTCTTTCTGGAAAATATCTGACACTTGAAAAAGTTGAATTTGCAGATGAGATGAAAAAACTGATTTTTGAAAAAGTTGAAAAGTTTGAAGATTTATTTTGCAAAAAAAATTATTTTGAAAAAAATGAATTTGAAGAACTTGAAAAAATCCAAAAAATTGAAAAAAATGCTTATTTTACGGTGTTTTTTGTGAAAAATAAAGACAAAGGGCAATTTATTGGAAAAAAGGGAAAAAATATTAAAAAAATTAAAAAAGTTGTTGGAAATGTTGTTGTAAAAGCGTTGTAA
- a CDS encoding HAD family hydrolase codes for MKYELVLFDMDGTLLDTSNSIAMTVNSTMKELGLKTYPVNDCVKFAGGGVTGLTKNILEKEKYDIDKELFSKTIRKYYDIYFDYKVEPYKEIPKILEFLEKNKIKKGIITNKDHNTALSVAKEKLDKWEFCEIIGSDEKKYPNKPNPYNVDRLSEKFGIPKEKILFVGDMLVDVNTAKNAKIDIAYCKWGFGVIKGEMGIDESCKIELAEDIIKKIKGE; via the coding sequence ATGAAATATGAACTAGTACTTTTCGATATGGACGGAACTCTTCTTGATACTTCAAATTCCATTGCAATGACTGTAAATAGCACAATGAAAGAATTGGGACTTAAAACATATCCTGTAAATGATTGCGTTAAATTTGCAGGTGGCGGTGTCACTGGACTTACTAAAAATATTTTGGAAAAAGAAAAATATGACATTGATAAAGAACTTTTTTCTAAAACAATTAGAAAATATTACGACATCTATTTTGACTACAAAGTCGAGCCTTATAAAGAAATTCCTAAAATACTTGAATTTTTGGAAAAAAATAAAATAAAAAAAGGGATTATTACAAATAAAGACCACAATACCGCACTTTCTGTGGCAAAAGAAAAACTTGATAAGTGGGAATTTTGTGAAATAATTGGCTCTGACGAGAAGAAATACCCAAATAAGCCAAATCCATACAATGTTGACAGGCTTTCTGAAAAATTTGGAATTCCAAAAGAAAAAATTTTGTTTGTGGGAGATATGCTTGTCGATGTAAATACAGCAAAAAATGCAAAAATTGATATTGCCTACTGTAAATGGGGATTTGGAGTTATAAAAGGAGAAATGGGAATTGATGAAAGTTGTAAAATTGAATTGGCTGAAGATATTATTAAAAAAATAAAAGGAGAATAA
- a CDS encoding DUF896 domain-containing protein yields MEDIIKKINEFTKIARKRELTEEEKKEREKYRKLYIEKFKTSMRGHLDSIKVMRVDDNGNPIDKDGKVIEPDA; encoded by the coding sequence ATGGAAGATATTATAAAAAAAATTAACGAATTTACTAAAATTGCAAGAAAACGAGAACTTACTGAAGAAGAAAAAAAAGAACGAGAAAAATATAGAAAACTTTATATCGAAAAATTCAAAACTTCAATGAGAGGACATCTTGACAGCATAAAAGTTATGCGAGTTGACGACAATGGAAATCCTATTGACAAAGATGGGAAGGTTATTGAACCAGACGCATAA
- the era gene encoding GTPase Era yields the protein MKSVFITIVGRPNVGKSTLTNKLVNEKVAIVSDKAGTTRDQIKGIVNINENQFIFVDTPGIHKPKHLLGEHMTNIAIEALENVDLIMFMLDGTKEISTGDMFVNEHIRAVNTPIVAIINKIDKMTDAEIEEKKVEIREKLGDFDEIITLTAEYGIGVHKIFDVAKNYLSNDMWFYPKDYYTDLPVNKIVVETIREKILHHTKDEVPHSVAVEIINVETKPAIRKYDVNIYVERDSQKGIIIGKDGALLKKIGIEARREIEHLIDLKVNLKLWVKVKKKWRKNSKFLDEMGYSSKKKEK from the coding sequence TTGAAATCAGTATTCATAACGATTGTAGGGCGACCAAATGTTGGAAAATCTACGCTTACAAATAAACTTGTAAATGAAAAGGTGGCAATTGTTTCAGATAAGGCTGGAACGACAAGAGATCAAATAAAAGGAATTGTAAATATAAACGAGAATCAATTTATTTTCGTCGACACTCCAGGGATTCACAAGCCAAAACATCTTTTGGGAGAGCATATGACAAATATTGCAATAGAAGCGCTGGAAAATGTTGATTTAATAATGTTTATGCTGGATGGGACTAAAGAAATCTCAACTGGAGATATGTTTGTAAATGAGCATATAAGAGCGGTAAATACGCCAATTGTTGCGATTATCAATAAAATTGACAAAATGACAGATGCCGAAATTGAAGAAAAAAAAGTGGAAATTAGAGAAAAACTGGGAGATTTTGACGAAATAATTACACTTACTGCGGAATATGGAATTGGAGTTCACAAAATATTTGATGTGGCAAAAAATTATTTGTCCAACGATATGTGGTTTTATCCTAAAGATTATTACACAGATTTACCCGTGAATAAAATTGTTGTGGAAACAATAAGAGAAAAAATTCTTCATCATACAAAAGACGAAGTTCCGCATAGCGTGGCAGTTGAAATAATAAATGTTGAAACTAAACCGGCGATAAGAAAATATGATGTGAATATTTATGTCGAAAGAGATAGCCAAAAAGGGATTATCATTGGAAAAGACGGTGCTTTACTAAAAAAAATTGGAATTGAAGCGAGAAGAGAAATTGAACATCTCATTGATTTGAAAGTGAATTTAAAACTTTGGGTAAAAGTTAAGAAAAAATGGAGAAAAAATAGTAAATTTCTTGACGAAATGGGTTATAGCTCAAAAAAAAAAGAAAAATAA